The genomic window ATGTTCCAAGAATTGACCCCAAGTCACAAGAGTTTCCCAGCTTTCTTATATCAAAAGACACAAACTCTCAcatctctttatctctttattaCTTTTACAAAATCTTACTTATTTTATAGGTTGGATGGTTGCTCAATACAGtcaaagcaaagaaacaataatGCCAATCCATTATCACTAACAAAACAGTTGGTTTTAATTTAAGTGCCATGATTAAAAACAGCAAcgtacaaaaacaaagagtacTTCTCATTGATCAGGAGCTTTGTTTCGATCTCTTCATAAGCTCTATGAACTCTCTAAATGCTGCAttcataagcaaaaaaataatcacatTAATCTTCTGGTTTTTCAGTACGACTGAAGCATAAGTGTCTTTCACCAAGTGACTGGAATAAAGAGGACAGTTACCGTTATCAGAGTCGTGAGGTCCAGGGGAGGCTTCAGGGTGGTACTGGAGTGACATAACATTCATTTCCGGGAAAGATAGACCCGCACAGCTTCCATCATTGAGATTGACATGTGTTACTTCTACGCCTCCGGGAAGTGAAGCTGGATCAACCGCATAGTTGTGATTCTGCCAAGaattacagaaaaaaagacaatgatACACcatatttagattttgtcAAGCTTGTAACAATGTTCCTAGCACAGTCGTTTTATCAGATAATTATCCGAACTTTGAATGTGGAAGTTCAAATCCTTAGTTGGTAGTATGCTTGGAATTAAATGGAACATTTTGAGGTTGGGTATTGGTACCTGAGCACTGATCTCCACCTGACCAGTTCTGTTGTTACGAACTGGGTGGTTTCCTCCATGATGACCAAACTTCATCTTGAAGGTTTTACCCCCCAAAGCTTGACCAAGCAACTGATGGCCCATACAGATTCCGTAAACAGGGACTTTACCGAGAAGCTCTTTAACTGTCTCAACAGCATATGGCACAGCAGAAGGGTCTCCAGGACCGTTGCTGAACAAAATCCCATCTGGATTCATTTTCAGCGCCTCGGCAGCTGGAAATGTGGACGGAACAACAGTGATTTGACATCCGTAAGATGAAAGGCGTCTTAGGATGTTTTGCTTGATTCCAAAATCGTAAGCAATAACCTTTGAATTCAAGAGACAAAgtatagaaagagagagtaagaaaagtatagaaagagagagtaaaaaGCATCGATAAGAGCAAAAGTAGAGAAGTAATACTCACTTTGTAGGATTTCCCATCTCGTGAATTCGTGTTGAAATCCCATTCAGCGTTT from Arabidopsis thaliana chromosome 3, partial sequence includes these protein-coding regions:
- the CARA gene encoding carbamoyl phosphate synthetase A (carbamoyl phosphate synthetase A (CARA); FUNCTIONS IN: carbamoyl-phosphate synthase (glutamine-hydrolyzing) activity, catalytic activity; INVOLVED IN: cellular response to phosphate starvation; LOCATED IN: chloroplast; EXPRESSED IN: 23 plant structures; EXPRESSED DURING: 13 growth stages; CONTAINS InterPro DOMAIN/s: Glutamine amidotransferase class-I, C-terminal (InterPro:IPR000991), Glutamine amidotransferase superfamily (InterPro:IPR011702), Carbamoyl phosphate synthase, GATase domain (InterPro:IPR001317), Carbamoyl phosphate synthase, small subunit, N-terminal (InterPro:IPR002474), Glutamine amidotransferase type 1 (InterPro:IPR017926), Carbamoyl phosphate synthase, small subunit (InterPro:IPR006274), Anthranilate synthase component II/delta crystallin (InterPro:IPR006220); BEST Arabidopsis thaliana protein match is: anthranilate synthase beta subunit 1 (TAIR:AT1G25220.1); Has 28262 Blast hits to 23423 proteins in 4115 species: Archae - 591; Bacteria - 17320; Metazoa - 1741; Fungi - 716; Plants - 245; Viruses - 0; Other Eukaryotes - 7649 (source: NCBI BLink).); this encodes MAMATRTLGFVLPTSLSSQPSFDRRGGGFRVSVIRCSTSPLTFPTSGVVEKPWTSYNARLVLEDGSIWPAKSFGAPGTRIAELVFNTSLTGYQEILTDPSYAGQFVLMTNPQIGNTGVNPDDELLQMSRSWDIVGIDLISDVSCKSPYEWVDKTNAEWDFNTNSRDGKSYKVIAYDFGIKQNILRRLSSYGCQITVVPSTFPAAEALKMNPDGILFSNGPGDPSAVPYAVETVKELLGKVPVYGICMGHQLLGQALGGKTFKMKFGHHGGNHPVRNNRTGQVEISAQNHNYAVDPASLPGGVEVTHVNLNDGSCAGLSFPEMNVMSLQYHPEASPGPHDSDNAFREFIELMKRSKQSS